TTAGGGCCACAAAACTCCAAAAGAACAGTAAGACATGTAGGGAGGAAGGAAACAATGAAACCACCAAGCCATGGAAGAACTGCTAATTTTGAACAAAATGTATTATTCATAATTGTTGAATATCTCAATGGATTGTTTATAGCCAAGTATCGATCAAAAACCATTAATGCAAGGAGAAAGCATTCGGTTTCCCCCAAAGCATTAAAGGCATACATTTGTGCAAAGCAGCCAATGAATATTATGGTCTTCTTAGTCTGAAGTAGGATCGATAAGAGATTTGGAACAGAAACTGAGATAAACATTATTTCTAAAACAGCAAATATACTAATGAAAAAATACATGGGGCTATGAAGTGAAGCCACCATTCTAACTAAAAGAATTATGGTAATGTTTCCAAAGACACATGTAATGTATGCTAAAAGTGTAAGGCAATACAAAACATTTTGAAATGCATGGAAGTCGGAAAACCCCAACAGAAGAAATTCCCTCACCACAGTGTTGTTGGTATCTTGCATTATATTCTGAAAAGGCATAAACAAAAGATATATAGTTTATACCCACTAATGGAGATCTTAACGTGAACTTGTTCTCAtgaaatatttaaaaacaataatcTTGCAAGAAACAAGGCACCAAAATTTGTCAGGATATACTGGTAATTTTCTGTGTTCATCTTTACAGAGTGCCATGGTGCCTTTAACATGCCTATTAAAATTCCAGGAGtctcaaatttgcagcaaaaacACACTTCCTACATATCAATGTATAAGACTGTTGACAGGCTTTCATGAATTGCATATTAAATTCCAGTTGAGAACATGACAATACTTCATTGCCTGGAAGCCCATGTTTGCTTCTGGGTACTCTGTGTTCATTCTTAGAAAACTAAAATGTACGAAAATGTATTCTCTAAAACCTCATATCAGTTTttatttcaaatagtttttattgaggtTAAACATAGAAATATAGCAAGGTGAGTACAAAAGATCACACTTATAGATGATACAGTTGCTTTTGTAGAAGATAGTCCTTAGACAAGCAAGTATGGTACAATCCAAAATGGTAAATTAATGTGTATTCACGTAACCATGAAAGTGTGAACTCACGGGAGAAAGCGAGTTGGAGATGAGAAATAGGGTATGGGAAGAGGGCAAGGAAGAAGGAGGGTGAAGGGAAACGGGGAGGGGGTTGAAGAACAGGTCGGGATAGTCAGATAGACAGGGTACCAGTCAAGTATAATATAGATGTGGACAAGTTACACTCAAGTTTACAGTAGACTATCAATATAACACTGTGCAATTAGGGTTGTTTAGCCATAGTGACCACGTTTGGGCAAATTTAGAGTATGAAATGTTCCGTAAGGCAAATCTCTGTTCCATATCGCATTGAAGATGGATTGTGGTGACTGTTTTGGATATAGTAGGTATTTTTGGTGTTTTCCACAGTTCAGTAATCATCAATTTTGCTGCTTGGAGTATCTGAATAGTAATTGTTCTAGATTTGAAGGGGAGTCCTTCTGTGCCTATGTGGAGTAAGGCCATTTAATTACTTTATGCGTCACTTCTGCTACTGGTTTAAATATCTTAATCCAATATGATATGAGGGATTTGTAGGACCACATAATATGTATCAGGGAACCTTGGTCTCCACATTGGTGCCAGCAATGTGGCAAGGTATTGGCTTAAATTTTAGAGAGTTTCAAGGGTGTAAAGTACCAGAAGTGAAGAATTTTTAGATAAGACTCCCAATGGGTTGTATATCTGAAGGCATCGGTGTGTATGAGAATATTTTTTGCTAAGATAAGTCAGGTATATTACTGCCAAGGGTACTTTCCCATTTGTTTAGTGAAGGCGTCCTAATGGGGAATTTTATGTTAAGATACGAATAGAAAAAGGATATTCCATGTCTTTGGTATTGGGGTTTTCAAAATCTGCAAAATAGGGGTTGGAAGGGTGATGTTAGGAGAGATTGTGGAGGTGCTCAGATAATGATAAATTCTTATATATGTGTAGAATTCAGAGGGGGTAAGGCAAAGGTGTTCTGCAAGGCACGGAAGGGCAGTAGTTTATTGTCTACATAAAGGTTTTGGAGGTTGTAGATCTTTCTACTTGTCCAGGGTGTTAAATTTAGGTCAGGTATTATAGCTTTAAGGATATAAACAGGTAGAGGTAGTGATATGAAGAAAAAGACCCTAAGGTCAACACTGCGCTAAATAAATATCAGCAATTAAATGTTGTAAGTGTAAAGCAGCCAGCACCCAAAATTCAATACCAAAAAAACTTCCAATAGAATAAACAACAaagtaagtgcagcgctaataaatgtGAGATATGATATTGTTACGATGAATAAAAATTGGGAAATAATCAAGCAGTGATACATACAatgataccgtatatactcgagtataagtcgttccgagtataagtcgaggccctaatttaccacaaaaaaatgggaaaaacttagtgacccgagtataagacgagggtgagaaatgcacagctactgtaagtggaaaagagggtcaacaatgcccatttgcagcctcactgtgcccatttgcatgcctcactgtgcccatttgcagccataggtcccccgaacttcaaacttggtagttaagggttcctagatgccccctagctgcagccaaaatttggggtctctgaacccaaatggtcccgaaatgacattgcatgatggacacagttgactaaatttggggccccatatctcggggccacttagtgctaggaacaccAAATTGGGTGTGCAAACTCAGTGAAACTAgctccataaaatatccaaagctggggtttctagcaccaagtgttcccgagatacagggccccaaaaattggttcagaaaatgtcttttctgcagcagagaatgacattttccgaaccggatttggggccccgtatctcggggccacttggtcctaggaacattagctttggatatgttatggtaccagattcactgggtttgcacaccaaatttggggttcctagaacctattggccctgagatacgtggccccaaaatcggttcagaaaatgtcaagcacttttctgcagcagagaatgacattttctgaacgggtttggggccccgtatatcgggtccacttggtcctaggaacatcagctttggatatgttatggtaccagatccaatgggtttgcacactaaatttggggatCCTAGAACCTATTggccctgagtagggatgagcttcgtgttcgagtcaaacccatgttcgactcgaacatcggctgttcgatcgttcgccgaattgcgaacgttatgggccgttcgcgctaaattcgtgtggcgcgtcacggcccataattcactgcggcatcgcagtgcattgctggctgatgattggccaagcatgcactatgacccgcatgcttggccaatcacagcgccgtcagtagagagagctgtaattggccaaagccagggtggctttggccaattatggctcaggggatttagtacacaccccacactatataaggccgcctgcacggcggccctgtgtagtgtgtgttccggtgtgctgagagatagagagagagagagagacagtgtcatttgatttgagttagatagattaggcagaacagtcagtcagttagctgcacttacagtgtattgtgtatatatatgcatcccaggtgttgcatatatatatatacactgtattcagtttagctagatccgttcctgttatcttctatctagactatttacatttaatgcagtgcgtcctgctcacagtgttcagctagatctgttcctgctatttacatttagtgcagtgcgtcctgctcacagtgttcagctagatccgttcctgttatcttctagactatttacatttagtgcagtgcgtcctgctcacagtgttcagctagatccgttcctgcaatttacatttagtgcagtgcgtcctgctcacagtgttcagctagatccgttcctgctatttacatttagtgcagtgcgtcctgctcacagtgttcagctagattcgttcctgctatttacatttagtgcagtgcgtcctgctcacagtgttcagctagatccgttcctgctatttacatttagtgcagtgcgtcctgctcacagtgttcagctagatccgttcctgttatcttctagactatttacatttagtgcagtgcgtcctgctcacagtgttcagctagatccgttcctgcaatttacatttagtgcagtgcgtcctgctcacagtgttcagctagatccgttcctgctatttacatttagtgcagtgcgtcctgctcacagtgttcagctagatccgttcctgctatttacatttagtgcagtgcgtcctgctcacagtgttcagctagatccgttcctgctatttacatttagtgcagtgcgtcctgctcacagtgttcagctagatccgttcctgttatcttctagactatttacatttagtgcagtgcgtcctgctcacagtgttcagctagatccgttcctgcaatttacatttagtgcagtgcgtcctgctcacagtgttcagctagatccgttcctgctatttacatttagtgcagtgcgtcctgctcacagtgttcagctagatccgttcctgctatttacatttagtgcagtgcgtcctgctcacagtgttcagctagatccgttcctgctatttacatttagtgcagtgcgtcctgctcacagtgttcagctagatccgttcctgctatttacatttagtgcagtgcgtcctgctcacagtgttcagctagatccgttcctgttaaattcctactgaccggcaggcttgtctggttacagtatataaagctacctgaagaaaattacaggtgttctatttgatcctattagtaccacggtcaggcagctagactatttacatttagtacagtgcgtcctgctcacagtgttcagctagatccgttcctgttatcttcctactgacaggcaggcttgtctggttacagtatataaagctacctgaagaaaattacaggtgttctatttgatcctattagtaccacggtcaggcagctagactatttacatttagtacagtgcgtcctgctcacagtgtacagctagatccgttcctgttatcttcctactgacaggcaggcttgtctggttacagtatataaagctacctgaagaaaattacaggtgttctatttgatcctattagtaccacggtcaggcagctagactatttacatttagtacagtgcgtcctgctcacagtgttcagctagatccgttcctgttatcttcctactgacaggcaggcttgtctggttacagtatataaagctacttgaagaaaattacaggtgttctatcccagcttagtgcagctacaggccattagtatgtctggaaggccaagaaggagaggcagacagtcacaagccaataagagagggcaagcaggctctgtgtctagtgctggtcgtggagacggtgcatcctcatcagcacgtggccatgggacacgcttggcctttttttcggcagctggccatgttgagccgcaacatgcggaagacttggtcgagtggatgaccaagccgtcctcatcctcctcatcctctctcacccatgcccagggtgctttgtctggcaaagcagcggcctcttccctcagctcaatgtcatcagtgactccttccctagctccaccatgtcctcatgaggattccctcgaactgtttgaccacagtgttgggtacatgctccaggaggatgcccagcgtttggaaggctctgatgacgatactgagctcgataaaggcagtaacatgagcgcggacagagggggtgcccaagaaggacagcaatctggcagtcatgctccccctgctgcagcatactgccaggtttgctccagtgatgaggagggaggggatgatgaggtcactgactcaacgtgggtgcctgataggagagaggaggaggaggaggaggcggcagcacatcaccaacgaggcaggatgccctccaggggccagcctaagggcagcacattgactgcatcacaccccaaagctccacatgtgcagggcgctgcagtctctgcgcgttattcaaaaagttctttggtgtgggccttttttgagacgagtgcatcagatcgcaccgctgctatttgcaacatatgtctcaagcgtatctcgcgtggccaaaatatctcccgcttgggtaccacatgcttgaccagacatatgttgacctgccatgcagttcgttggcaagcgtatctaaaagacccacaccaaagaacaaagaggatctctccttgctcctcatcagctgagatttccaaccccactagaccttcagtcctctctgagacctgcagtgagaggaatgaaggtgtagaattaggtgtgtcacagccaagtacttgtgggcaatctgcttttggtacaccgacgtcagattgtaccaggcaaatttccctgccccagctgctgcaccgccgaaagaagtttgctcccagccatccacatgcccagcggttgaatgctagcttggcaaaattgctagcacttcaactgctgccttttcagttggtagactctgcccccttccgtgagtttgtggaatgtgcggttcctcagtggcaggtacccaaacgccactttttctcacggaaggcgattccggctctctaccggcatgtggaaggcaatgtccatgcctcgctggacagggcggtcagcggtaaggtgcatattaccgctgactcatggtccagcaggcatggacagggacgttacctaagtttcacggcgcattgggtgactctgctggcagctgggaaggatgcaggacaaggtgcagtagtgttggaggttgttccgccaccacgcctccaaaatgctgattgtgacacacctctctcctccaccccctcctcttcttcttcctccatggcctcttcctcggaaccagcggtgctccgtaggcgttcaaggggctacgcaagtacgcaggccaaaagatgccatgcggtgcttgagctggtgtgcttgggggacaggagccacactggggcagaggttctgtcagctctgcaggggcaggttcagaggtggttgacgccacgccaacttaaggcaggaatggtggtttgcgacaatggcaccaacctcctctctgccctccgacagggacaaatgacccatgtgccctgtttggctcacgtccttaacttggtggtgcagcggttcttgggcaggtacccgggcttacaggatgtcctgaggcaggccaggaaagtctgtgtgcatttccgccggtcatataatgccagtgctcggctgacggacctccaaaaggagtttaacctgcccaagaaccgcctaatctgtgacatgcccaccaggtggaactcaacgttggccatgctgcagcggctgcacactcagcagagggccatcaatgagtacctgtgcgactatggcaccaggacagggtcaggggagcttggttttttttccccacgccagtgggccatgatcagggatgcatgcactgtcctgtcaccattcgaggaggccacgaggatggtgagcagtgacagtgcatgcatcagtgacactgtcccccttgtccacctgttggagcacacgctgcgtggaataatggacagggcacttgaggcagaacagaggcaggaagaggaggacttccttagctctcaaggccccctttatccagacagtgttcctgcgtgcccgccgatcacacaggaagaggacgaggaggaagaggaggaggaggaagattgtgtcagtatggaggtggagcctggcactcagcatcagcagcagtctttaagggatcagtcccaagaaacacatggacttgtacgtggctgggaggaggtggctgcggaccatgtcgttcttagtgacccagaggactccggaccgaatgcctcagcaaacctacgctgcatggcctccctgatcctgcaaagcctgcgtaaggatcctcgtattcgtggtatcaaggagaaggaccaatactggctggcaaccctccttgatccacgttacaagggtaaggttgcggaccttatcttgccatcgcagagggagcagaggatgaaacatcttcgggaggccttgcagaaaggtctgtgcaacgcgttcccagagactgggaggttacaaactcctgtttctggacaacgtgttgctgaggcttcggtcagtcaaagaaggagcggtggagaaggtggccgtctgaccgatgcgttcagacaattttttggtccgcagccccaaggtatgatcggttccagcaaccatcgccagcgtctgttttacatggtgcaggaatacctaggggcaagatcagacttggacacctttcccaccgaaaatcctctgggttactgggtcttgaggatggatcactggccagagcttgcacagtatgcaattgagctactggcctgtcctgcatccagcgttctttcggaacgcacattcagtgctgctggaggcgtggtaaccgatcacagggtgcgtc
This Aquarana catesbeiana isolate 2022-GZ linkage group LG13, ASM4218655v1, whole genome shotgun sequence DNA region includes the following protein-coding sequences:
- the LOC141116585 gene encoding olfactory receptor 5V1-like, encoding MQDTNNTVVREFLLLGFSDFHAFQNVLYCLTLLAYITCVFGNITIILLVRMVASLHSPMYFFISIFAVLEIMFISVSVPNLLSILLQTKKTIIFIGCFAQMYAFNALGETECFLLALMVFDRYLAINNPLRYSTIMNNTFCSKLAVLPWLGGFIVSFLPTCLTVLLEFCGPNMIDHFFCDLAPVQNVACSNSFYSGMVTVLAAIISVVFPFVTIVTLYICIIVTVLKIKSKDGKKKAFSTCSSHLIVVCLFYGSAIIVYVRPQGSHYDKFLALMYTVVTPALNPFIYTLRNSEVKQALKKNYKTTFHAVSKLV